Genomic DNA from Corticium candelabrum chromosome 5, ooCorCand1.1, whole genome shotgun sequence:
ATCTACACTGCCAAGATAGCCAGCAACGAGCTCTTCATCCCTTCTGGTAGTGAGGCGTTTGCCAATTTGCGAGCTGTAAAATTCTTAAGCAGAACGACTCGGCACTGAAACTCTAATGAACGAACCTTTCCTAAaaagattttaatatcaacagaAGCTACACAGCGACGATGATGTTGATTATCTTAACTCAACCTTCATGCTCTTGGAAAACGGTTCTTGTTTTGCTGTCTTCAAATTGACACAATTGGTATGGTGTGAGTCTCTCATAATTTAGAACTTTGGGATTAGCCCCAGCATCCAGCAGCACACGAGCACCATCTGCCAACTCATTTATGGCACAAATGTGTAGAGCTGTGTATCCTCTGCGTGTCTCACGATGGTTAAGATTCATTCCCTTTGTATAtgccaataaacaaacattctCTGCTGCAATTTGTGGACTTAACTGAATTCTGCTACTGCTGCATGCCTCCATTAAAATGGTTCTGTCATTTTTTAAGATAAGAGATGTATCAGCACCCGATGCTAGTAAACATCGTACTATATCAGGACCTTGACATTTTACAGCCATATAAAGGGGAGAATAGTCAATGTTGTTACTGATATTTAGGAAGTTGACATTTCGGTTGTTCACATTTGCACCTTTTGATAGCAACAGCTCAACTAATTCGACTGTACAGCTTTTACTACAGAGCAATGACACGAGTGCAGAAGGGCCAAAGCTAAGCCCCGTTCCTGCATTTAGATCAGCCCCATGATCTAGAAGAATCTTTGAACAATCATAGTGACTTTTGTGTAACGCATAATGAAGAGGACTATGACCTGTGCTATCAAATTGATTGACTGAAGCATTAGTCGCAAGTAACACTGAAAGAGCTGCTGTTGAGCCACCCTCAGCTGCCCTATGCACTGCTGTACATTCTTGTGCTTCCAACTGATTAACATCTGCACCATATTTGAGAAGCAGCTTGACTATTTCTTCGTCTCCGTTCAACCCAGCAACATGCAATGGAAAATCTTGTCTCCTATTGTGAGGATTACAGGGTCGACAAATATTGGGATCAGCTCCTCGTTCAAGCAACAAACGCACACAATCTCTGTTTCCGTCAACAACCGCATGATGAATGGGTGTTTTGTTATAACGAGCGGAATAATTGACCTTCGCTTTGTGATCCAACAGAATACGAGCAATGCCAACATCTCCCAACTGAGCGGCATACTGCAAGGGCGTTTTCTTGTGAATTCCGGCTACTGCTACCACATGCGCCTTGGCGCCATGAGACAACAAGAGACGCACACACTCGCAACTGCGAGCGATCACAGCGAGATGAAGAGGTGTCACGCCGAGATTTTCCCCTTACAACCACCACTTATAACTATCAAACCACACGTACTTTCCCCGTTCTTTCCAGATCGCCACAGATTTCCATCCCTGCACATTCAAGTTTGCGTTCTTTCGCCACTTCAGTAGCAAACGCAAGCAATCAGCGCGacctctcacacacacaacgtgaAGAGGCGACAAGCCATTTGAACcaattttgtctgttgtcGGTAAAACGCAGCGCAAGGCGAGAGATTTCAGTGTCAACGGACCGTCGACGTTGTCGCTCACTTCACATTGCCTTTTCCCTTTCTTAAATCGGTCCCATAAACGTTTCATCACAATCACACTCCTCACAATAGCCAGAAGTATTATTACCACTGAGCGCACGCGAAGCGAGAACATCTACACTATCAGACCGACACGTGATgtcaaataaattttaatatgAATATTATTATCTAATTAAGTTcgtatattaaaaatattattgtTAAAGcagtaaataaaatttatttttactttaGTGTTAGTCAATAGaagatatttaattaattaattaatcaatcaagaAAATTATTTAACAAAGAGAATTATTATTTGATAGTTTATAAAACATTGGCAAGTAAGGAACTTTGTTTATAACACTGATTCACTAGAACCATCAGTCATTAtcacaattttaattaattctagAGAAATAATGTGAGTGTCTTGTATGTCTGTACTTTCTTCTAatctttcttctctttt
This window encodes:
- the LOC134179695 gene encoding ankyrin-1-like, with translation MKRLWDRFKKGKRQCEVSDNVDGENLGVTPLHLAVIARSCECVRLLLSHGAKAHVVAVAGIHKKTPLQYAAQLGDVGIARILLDHKAKVNYSARYNKTPIHHAVVDGNRDCVRLLLERGADPNICRPCNPHNRRQDFPLHVAGLNGDEEIVKLLLKYGADVNQLEAQECTAVHRAAEGGSTAALSVLLATNASVNQFDSTDHGADLNAGTGLSFGPSALVSLLCSKSCTVELVELLLSKGANVNNRNVNFLNISNNIDYSPLYMAVKCQGPDIVRCLLASGADTSLILKNDRTILMEACSSSRIQLSPQIAAENVCLLAYTKGMNLNHRETRRGYTALHICAINELADGARVLLDAGANPKVLNYERLTPYQLCQFEDSKTRTVFQEHEGKVRSLEFQCRVVLLKNFTARKLANASLPEGMKSSLLAILAV